The genomic DNA GTGTTTGAGGGCTCGCTCACACCCTTTCTGAGCCCTTTCCCCAAGTTGGCATATGTGGACACTTTACTCAAGGGAATTTTCTACAGTTAGCATTGTACGCGATAAGACACGGTTCCCCAAAGGGAGGCTGGAAGCTTGAAAAAAATTTAATAAACAACTGCCATAAACCGAAGACAGATATTCGcagagggtttttttgtgttttaatgATAGGTACTATGCCATTCCTGTTATTAGCGTTTTGAACCTGAAAGTGTTGTGAATCAGAATAATTCTTGTGTGTATTTCTTATTCTTCCTTACTTTGGCTCTCAGACCACCTGGAGCCAGGAAGCAAAGTGAGGTGTGAGAAAGTAATGTTTGTAGAATCGGTATGGGGCCAGGCCTCTGAGAGACATCCCAAGCAAGGGGGTGCTTTAATTAAGGAACAATGAAGAGTGACCAGACCTGATGGTGTTACAGGAGGCAaccccccaccatcaccaccatcatcaccaccaccactttgCCTGTAGCATATTGAAGTGAGGGATATTCCCCTTTTTCAGTAGAAATACTAGTAAATCCTATAGGCGAAGATGGTCTCCCTCCCTTGATGTGCATCATTGAAAAGAATAAGTCCTATTTCCTGATTGACCTTAATCCTGACTGAGTTGCCAGATAACTGTGATACTAGGAAAATTACCATCAAAGCCTTACAGTACACCCTGGCAAACTTGATCACTTACGACTGGTGTCAGTTAAGTGTGTAAGGGTTCAGAGTTTAGGGCTTAGGGGAGAGAGACTGGGTCTCACTCACTAACCTGCAACCTGCTCAAGTTTGGCCAAAGTCAAGCCCAGGGCATTGGGCCGGTGGGGGCTGCGAGTGGAGTACACGCCCACCCTCTGGCCATTCAGACGCGGAGGCTTCACTTTGGCCTTGTAGCTCAGGTGTCCGTTCTTATGGAAGAGGAAGATTATCCTTAGAAATCAAAGAGAAAGGGACAAATGTTACTACTTTAGAAAATGGTTCATAACCTTAAGCCACTGTAATCATCTCTCGGCCAACTTATGCCTGGCAACAGCCAATCAATGGTCTTACCATACATGCGAGTACTGCTCCAGCCCAATCAGGGGATGGTCCGGGTTGCTGAAGACAGCCTGCTGAATCTGCAGGGTGGCGCGAGATGGACCACAAACTGTGGGTTGTCGTGGAGTGCCATTTTTGGCCCCAAAGCAAGAGTTTATGTACCCAATGGGAACTGTTTTAATGCATCCTATGTAAAATGCAAATCAGAGTTATTCAAATTGAAGATACCCCAACCTTATCTTTCACCCAGCACACCTTATGAAATGCAACCAGTGCAACATGTCAACAGTGATATATATATTATGGCAAATACTAGGCTACATATTTAAATGTATCAGTGGAGTTGTCAGACTGCAAAGTgcaacacagatacagtacttGACAGTTCACACGTGTAACTTTAGAGCTGCAGAACCTAATTCAGTCACCCACTCTTTCAAGAAGTGTTGTGGACACATAGCAGCTACCTTTCTCCAGACACGATTCTAGCTCTTCACCAGCGTTTGGTGCAGAGACTTTAGTGTGCGGGGTGGCTTGGCTACAAGTTGACAAAACCATTTGTAAAGCAGAcatgtgtttcctgtgtgaACGTATGGAGCCATCTGTTCGCTGTCTGAAACAACAGGCATACATATTATTCAGTACTGTATTGATCTTACAACTTACAAAAACTACACCGTTATTTAGGCTATCTTTAAGTTGTGTAGGTAGGTTACCTTAGATTTTTCAGCTCCCTCCGCATGATTGCGATTTGCTCCTGGAGTctcttcacattctccacaCAACAGCTGCAAGCTGGCTGCGACATTGTCTGTTCTTACAGGAGTAAGTTTACAACTGTGTCGCGTCTGTAGATGTTTACTATcaataattaaatgttcctTGTTACGGCCATGGACAGTAAGGTTAGCACAAACACCCACAAGCACAAGCCTTATGTTTATGTGCGCATGCTGACTTCACCGGTCAGAAAATATGGTGGccaaccactcaaatacacgtAGTTATGTgatttctatgctggagtacaATTTCTACGCTGTGCATTACACTTGCAGTTGATCCGTGTACATCAGTTGACGTATATGTTAACATTGTAAGCGTAGGCAGTgggttttaaaatgtaaatgtgtttttgtttttattatacaGTATTTTCAACAAACTTGTGAGCACCTGTTCAAAACACCAGGGGGCAatgtggatgatattgtatcatTCATTTGTAGACCAGTCGGCCATTTCAgtcaagggaaaaaaaatcccaaaccTTTTGTGTAGGTAAAAGGTTATGAAAGGACCTTTTAGATTTAATAGCAGAGGCTTATGTTTCGAGCTGTTTTTTAGGCTGTATATTAGACCTATTAGATAAATTGTAATTTAGGTGAAGTGAAACAATGAATAGAAATAGAAAAGGAAGTGTCAAAATAACTATAAAAAGTTTATTTCTTCTTTTTGCAcaattttttattttcagatatttttacaggcacatcaacatcaagtatttttaaaaaacaaaagtaAGACTTGTTTCACAATATTGCCTAGCTCTATTTGATTGACATGTATTTTCCTCGTTGTTCATTTGATATAAAGGCTAtgtatgaaaagaaaaatactGCATTTATATGAAATTGCCTGGAAGATATTCTTGCTGAGGTGGTGGAGAAGCAAACAGCGGGTATGAAAACGTCTTCTGTTCAGGGACATCAGCGGGAGGCTCTTCACTTGTGCCTGAAAAACAGACAACAGGGAGAGCAGCTCGGGGTCATTTCCACTCAGCCGTGTTAATTACCACACAACAGGACAAAATAAGCCAACCTCTTCACACTACAAACATGTTCTATAGAAATTCTAATATAATTTACAATGTAAAAGGCAGCGATGTTTTACATATAGTCTCAGTACCCTGATCAATGATTAGGTTCCCTTGAGGCAGCGGAAGATCCTCTTCCTCATCGGGCCCCAAGTCTTCAATGAAGACCTCCTCTGCAGACCCACTGGCCTTCACTGCCGGAGAGAAGGCAAAACCAGAGGCAGGAGCCAAAGCTGGGGCCGGGGCCGGAGCAGGGGCAAGTGCAGGTGCTGGTGCAGGTGCAGGGCTGGGAGGGCCTGGGGCAAAAACAGGGCCTGGGAGCGGATTCAGACCCAGAACTGGCACAGGGAGAGTTGTGGCAGCAGGAGGTACCTTGGGCTCCTCATATTCCTGAGGCAATGCTTGGAAGATGGGCAAAGGTTTAACCTCAACCACTGGGGCAGGGAGCACATCTGCAGGAGGGATCTCTTCCTGAGGCACCAATGCCTCTGATGCAGCGTTAACCTTCCTGGGCCGGCCCTTCTTACCTGtgccgctcctctcttctcgtcGCTCTCGCTTCCTTCTACTCTGGGCTCTGATTGTAAAAACATACAACAATTCAGCTCACTGAGAATGATTTATAGCCATTAGCCAATAGCCATTATACCAATACTTAATGTGTTCATAACTATAGTATACATACAAGGTCATGCTGCAGAAACTCCAAATAATTAACATCCAGACCCAGATCACTTAGCCCTGTGATATCTCACGTCATAAAAGCCTCTGACCAAGGGCTCCAGAAGTAGTTTGGATCTCTAAAGGTAAGACTTATACATTATGCTCTACTTTATAAGATTTACCCATAAACCCACTGGTTAGTTGCTTTCTCTTCTGCCTCAGCCTTCCTTTTCTTGAGgaggtctctgtctctcagcctGCGGCGAATCCCCCCTTCTGAGCAAAGAGAACAACTTTGTGCATAAACACAAATCTTCAGTCTTTATGTCAGCTATGCACATGCATTCCACTTCTGTATTACTGTAATTCCATAGTCCACAAAGACGTGTCATAATATTGAGGGAGATTGTACACAATATGTTACATTTGGTTGTTCCTCTGTCAACTTTTTCATTTTGTTAACAGCAACTAGCACTCAAAATGTTGGTTTGTCTACATTAAAGATGTGCAAGATGTTACAAGATTGCAAACATATTTACAACTTTTGTTGGTCGGTATGCCAAAGATGGATTATGGTGGTGTGAAATGTTCTTCAAGCTAAATTCATTAGGTGGAGTGAACTATTCTTCAAGCAAAAGTTACGGCTAGTGTCAGTGTCTAAAATCAAAACTGTAGTTTGCCTTGTGGTGCGCCTGACCATTAAAACACCTATTATACACACtcagccattttgtttgtgttaccGCTCTCACAGTGTTTGTTAGGGCCAAGGTCTTACCTTCGTCATTAGGATCTTTCCTCTCCGGTAGCGGGTTGTCTTTTTCTATCGTCTGGTCCATTTTGTGCCCAAAGTCAAATGTACCAAATGTATTTACCTTATTCAAAAcggaagacaaaaaaagagctGGTACAGAAATCTGTCTATTTGCAATTCCTACTCCCCCAAAGAATAATTATTGGGTTAAACATTACCACGATGCCAGGAGAGTTCTTGCAGCACTGCTCTTATCTTATTTGTAAAGGTGGAGGGCTTGGCACTACATGCACTTTAGAAAAAAAAGCGGGTCATAGTGTCGGCGCAGATGGCATAGAGTATGTGATTCTTATTTGAAGCACTctgtgcaacatgcatttaGGAGTTTCAGTAGATTCATGAGCTCTGTCATTTCCAGAGCTAAAGAGACTCCATGCAACCCCAGTGGTCTTACAGGAGGGACTGTGAAATAACATGGGCAATACAACACCCAGGGTTCAGATGAGGTTAAGCTTGTTAACAAGGCCCTGGATAATGTAGGCAATAGACATTGTATGAAGATTCTCAACTCATGTTGTTCAGTGGTGGGATTTAAATATATGATGCTACTATTGACTTCCATAAGAGAGTCACTGAAGGAGGGGTGGCATGTGATTGAACATATTTTGGGAGCCTAACAGCATCATTTTTAGACAAATACATATTAAAAGGCAATTCATTCATAGGACAAATgcatgctttttaaaatattcaCAGTGATGTTGGTTCTATGAacaacattttaaatcaaaatgataTTAACAACAGCTAAATTCTGAAACTGGCACAGTGAATGCacattatagcctactgcatCCACACCCCTCCCTGAAGCAGCCCAGTGTCTCCTCCCTGTCACCCATATCCATCTTATCGCTAACCAAGGGTGCCGCTTATTTTCTGGGTGTGTTCTCAATCTGCTCCGAGCACATTGAGGCCCGCACTGTCTCAGTGGCCACTGTAGTAGTCTAGTCATAAATGCTGTTCCTCACTGCAGGCCATTTCACTGCCATGTTGCTCTCTTCACTCAGAGGAAAATAATTCCGCCATGGCTACAATGTTTAATGACTTTTCCAAGAATGTGAAAATAAGGGAACGACAGCGATAAGAATGTGAATGCCTCAACCAGATATTTCCACAAAGCCTGTTATCAAACAAACTGGTTGGTTTCATTTTAGGCCTAAACGCAATCTAAGATAAATGAGAACTCTTATGAAAACCTATATGGTTATATGTcgacataaatgtagcctactacacctgACTTCTTAGAACTAAATTGTGTTGCTTTCTTTCCCTTTATCCAATAGCCTATTGTAGATCTAGATCAGAGGTCAAAGCTGTAACTGGTAGCCTACTTCCTTAACATTACTTTCATTTTCGAGAAAAGAAGTAGAACACAAAAGAAGAAAGTTTAATttaataaattacattttgtcAAGGGGGCAAGTAACGGAATGTTTGATTTTGCAGTATATTACATTGTTTTCGCTTGACTGTTCTGCTAGAAGCCTATGCCTACAAGCGAATAACAATGAGATCATTACAACTTCTTTCAACCATCGGTTGAAAGCATGCTCACAAAAGGTAGGCACACTCCAACACCCATTTTCTCAATGATTGAAAGTAAAAGGACAGTCCGAAAGAATGTTCAGAGTGCCCTCCCCTGGATCCTTTTGGGAGTAACGCACACTGGTAAGAACGCCCATATAAATGTAGGCCATTCAGCTGCCTAGCTTGAAGCACGACTTTTTCAGATCCGTCTTATTAGGGTTTTACAATGATAAGGCTAACCCACCCGGTCCCAAATATGATTTTTATTTTGCAATCGTGACATTTGAATTAGTCTCCACCAACACGGATATACATGTTGTCAGATGTAGTGCCTATTGCAAAAATAATGGTTGCCTTCCATTCCCTTCCATTGTAGCTTCACAAGACAACAGCTTTCGAACcgagcatgtgcatgtgcatgaaagTTGAGACACCCATCTGCGTGCACATCGCGGCCACTTCACACAGCAAGGCAAATACACATCCCCAGGCCAGAAGAAGCACCAGCGGCACTCAGAGAATAGTCTGTTGTCGTCTGACTCTGAAAAGGGTAGTCGGCACTTTATTTCATAGGGCTGCTCCTATAGTTGACACGCCACTGATCGCCTATTCAACAGGTATTGTTTtattcatgcataattcatacTATAGGCCTACCTTTTCCTGATCTTCAGAGATCTAATTTATATTGAACAGAAAGTCATTCAATGTTTTCACATGAAACATAATTCAGTTTATTCACAATTCAGTCAGATtcacaaaattaaaaatggaatACATTGGAGTCAGCTATAGGACCAGAAACAAGAGCAAAACAGTCGGAtttcacaaataaaacacatagCTACATTTTATTTACTGTCTTACATAATCCTTGGTGAAATAAATTGCAGCGAACTGCTTCATGACGCGTTCGTGTTGTGACTGCATTGCCTGTTTAACTGCAGTGGGTGTTTCTGGCCAGAGATGGCGGTATTGAGTATATATTTGTTTCAGTCCCGTTTCCCTCCATGGTTTCTCCTCTCCCTGAGTAACTTGGCGTTTGGTTCAGTTCATTATACAGTCCCATATTCTCCCTCCATTAGGGCATCTCTCTGCCTTTTGGACTGACTAGAAATTCCCCGAAACCCAAGAGGAAAAAAGCCAAACTTTTGTAGGGCGCCATGGACATGAAAAAGAGGATCCACTTGGAACTAAGAAACAGGACACCATCTGATGTGAGTGCCTTTTAAGCCAAACCTTTGCTAGTTTTTTGCCTAGCCATGGTGGCTCGCTAGCTACTTTTTTGCTTTTCAAGTGACCTGTGTAGCTAATGGTAATGTTAACCACAtgggttttgtttttcttgaatATTATTCGGGCTTACATTTATCCATGTCCATTTAACTTTTTGATCGCTTGCATATTTCTGGTGATAAGGAGGTGAAATCTCAATTCAACtcattaacgttaacgttactttCTAAACCGGATTCCTTTGCCATCCTTATTGCAGCATTTTAACCGTTTCGCAGCCTCCTTGCCCTGCGTTGTCGACACTAGGTGTTTCGGTCCTATTAATTTGTATTTCATAACTTTTACATCGATGTCATCTGAGGGCTGTGTAGCCACGATGTGCTGTAACACAGCAAGCTAGCTAGATGTAATGGTTTATTTTATACGGAGACCACGGTAGCCATGTTTGTTgctaacataactgctaaaaatgtgGCGCCCCTTCTTTCAACAACGTTAGGATCTTGAACCCTTCGCATTCTGCATGAAATATGAGTTCTGGGCAACTTAATTAGTTTGAGGAAGTCATTTCATTTATACTAAAAACACACTGAGTGCGTACGTCCTGTCGCGGTCAAGTagaaaaaggggggaaatagTTTACGCAAACCTGCTTTAACGTTAGCCATTGAATGTTATCTGTTATTCCACCTTTTGACATCGttacatttttttatcatcacatTTCTAAAAAAACGTTGATTGATGTAATTCACTGATGTGCTGTAGTGTTTGGTGGCAATCACGTGCTATTGGTACTGCAAACCAGTGTGTACAAAACTTGTAAATTCAATGCTATGTCGCTCCAAACGATAAGTTCCATGCCATGTGATGGCAAACTGGTTGATGGCAGCTAGCTTGCTCGAGTCTCCCTCGCTAAACTGTACAGAGATAGCACACCGCCAGATGGGTTCCCGCCATTACTCCCATGCCGCGGCGTTGCATTATAAACTGAATCAAACGATTCTGCAAGCTATTCATACTAAGTTATAACTCAGCTGTGCTTGCGTTGTAATTACATAAGAAACGCACTAAATACGCGGACATCCTATATCAAATGTCGCCATAAGTCATGACACGCCGAATGACCGAATCTCAACAACGGCCATAACGTTAGCTGCGTAGGGGCATAAAGCCACGTTTAGTGTGGGTGCTTTCTTCATAAGCATGCAAATTTTACTACAGACATGATTTCGTTTATAAAAATCCATGTACATATATTGGGCATCGTATGTAATATACACTAGCAAAGCGTTACGCGTTCAATATGTTTACAAGCTCATATACTCGCTTTCTGTCTCAGGAATCGCCATGTTGTCATTCTGCCGTCTTTGATGCTGTTGGGAAAGgaactctctccatctttgtctGACTAATTTCCGTTCTCAATGTTCACTCAAAAATACGTTGGCAGTTTATGCAAATAGTCTATTTTCCCGTTGCTCGTCGTATAAGTGATCCGTTTGCAAATGAGAATGTGAAATGAATAGGATCAAAAAATACTTCTTAACCATATTTTCGCGGTCCTTCTCGTTGCTCTTGGGTTCATTTCTAATGGCGGCTGTCTGATCCTCGTTGCTGCTCTTCTGCGCGACAGCTCTTAAAAGGGCAATGGCTAGCTTACCAGAGGCTAACAGAATCGTTGCTTTTGTCAATTCTGAGTAGTACAACACCAGGCCAAGCCTATAGCTACATCATAGCATTAGCTGCGTATGCGCCCTTATGGGAGTGGATAAAGTGAAATGGCTGTTGTAAACGAAACTGTGCAACACAATAAATGTGTTTTATAAGTTGGTTTGTATTGTGGGACTGGCTCAGGAGAATTACTGTGAATAAATTGGTGAAATGTCGAGATTAAGAGGAAGGTGAAGATTTGTTTTGAACGTTCTGGGATTGCGCAACACCCA from Sardina pilchardus chromosome 2, fSarPil1.1, whole genome shotgun sequence includes the following:
- the hemgn gene encoding skin secretory protein xP2 isoform X2, encoding MDQTIEKDNPLPERKDPNDEEGGIRRRLRDRDLLKKRKAEAEEKATNQAQSRRKRERREERSGTGKKGRPRKVNAASEALVPQEEIPPADVLPAPVVEVKPLPIFQALPQEYEEPKVPPAATTLPVPVLGLNPLPGPVFAPGPPSPAPAPAPALAPAPAPAPALAPASGFAFSPAVKASGSAEEVFIEDLGPDEEEDLPLPQGNLIIDQGTSEEPPADVPEQKTFSYPLFASPPPQQEYLPGNFI
- the hemgn gene encoding uncharacterized protein hemgn isoform X1; translation: MDQTIEKDNPLPERKDPNDEEGGIRRRLRDRDLLKKRKAEAEEKATNQWVYGAQSRRKRERREERSGTGKKGRPRKVNAASEALVPQEEIPPADVLPAPVVEVKPLPIFQALPQEYEEPKVPPAATTLPVPVLGLNPLPGPVFAPGPPSPAPAPAPALAPAPAPAPALAPASGFAFSPAVKASGSAEEVFIEDLGPDEEEDLPLPQGNLIIDQGTSEEPPADVPEQKTFSYPLFASPPPQQEYLPGNFI